A genomic window from Glycine max cultivar Williams 82 chromosome 17, Glycine_max_v4.0, whole genome shotgun sequence includes:
- the LOC100800030 gene encoding uncharacterized protein isoform X1 gives MGHKKRNPAPRSKQSPPAAANGGSATSPDADSAFNNVSDHNPRKIELASPQSEGSDYSTVKLECERALTTLRRGNHTKAMKQLKEICAREEGSPHAAFVNRVHSLMCFKTATVITDPSSKQRHLRNALESARRAVELMPNSVEYAHFRATVMLEAASEGKDYEEVVHECERGLAIENPSDPAKETLQDESEHKALSLEERIGHVQNELRQLIQKSNIASLSSWMKNLSNGEERFRLIPIRRTPEDPMEVRLVQTRRPNEIKKVTKTPEERRKEIEVRVAAARLIQKNSESPQLPNEGDRDDRPLDSSVGSGQRIGDRRRHVNARKSGFSAERMKWVHSYWNSVSMDLKKDFLRVKIYDLKSHYGSSKDTLPNDILSEALFYAEANKTWKFWRCCNCEEKHSNPDSHRHHVVQEHMGSLSPQMQRLLPQNVDSEWIEMILNCSWNPLDVLAAVRMLDNKAKLKSSPLPEDLYLDHHALDYNDCFKDASSSYIEKESSGDSRRNCSVECNNHCKIENDVREGVEDQLSMANPIIDCWPVSDDPERAKLLGKIHAIFETLIRHKCLAASHLNKVIQFTMGEIQGLAAGSQLLNHGVDQTPMCICFLGATQLKTIFQFLQEISHACGLARNADKGGSPTNDLLNISQGPEIKDKIVLDGDASCLLLDEYLLQTQVTAGTVQGAILDDVTTPSSPDGISCYNDALLSWIFSCSPIGDQLTSWLRTREDKLNKGKEIVQLLEKEFYHLQGLCEKKGERIAYEEALQTVEDLCLEEGKKRETVGEFVQRSYESVLRKRREELIESENDMMYVSNKFELDAISNVLQEAEARNVNQFGYDETYAGVTSQLCDLESGEEDEWRMKDYLHQMDGCIENAIQKLKEHLSIELSKIDARIIRSVTEMQQLEFKLGPISANDYRAILVPLVKLYLRALLEDLAEKDAREKSDAVSEALLAELALDSKKAVKGGSESARHVEKTKDKKKNKDHRKARDFKVTSGHAHFSLGSTTPDSNLVAPESDFPDNEVVSMNDDDLEQLEEEFRRKIELEEEEKKLEETLEFQRRIENEAKQKQLAEQQKKSSGLYLEGVVDKLQDSETKVDAYPPDAHEHVGVPVQDQLVKENGSQSSLDGVLTPTANGSLDNYSHQSNSKQSSLPNGVVPENGLDRRAGKKHKRKNSSRQVDGKFEFISSAKDNIEDTHTDYHPREQFKFDNNQDVNNVWQNNGSKVMGELQVEDAEEERFQADLKMAVRQSLDTYQARGNSHSVSSLRMSQRASSQEDSVDCLPVEDSTDNVNGATLLGTGLKNEVGEYNCFLNVIIQSLWHLRRFREEFLGRSRSEHDHVGNPCVVCALYEIFTALDTASKDSRREAVAPTSLRIALSNLYPHSNFFQEAQMNDASEVLAVIFDCLHQSFTRGSSVSDAESAESNCTGSWDCANGSCIAHSLFGMNIFEQMNCYHCGLESRHLKYTSFFHNINASALRTMKDMFAESSFDKLLNLVEMNHQLACDLEAGGCGKLNHIHHLLSTPPHVFMTVLGWQNTCESANDITETLAALSTNIDISVLYPGLDPKCIHNLVSVVCYYGQHYHCFAYSHNHEQWIMYDDKTVKVIGGWADVLTMCERGHLQPQVLFFEAVN, from the exons ATGGGGCACAAAAAGCGAAACCCTGCGCCGCGCTCGAAACAATCCCCCCCGGCCGCCGCCAACGGTGGTAGTGCTACCTCGCCGGACGCCGACAGCGCGTTCAATAATGTTTCCGATCACAACCCTAGGAAGATCGAATTGGCCTCGCCCCAATCCGAGGGTTCCGATTACTCCACAGTCAAGCTCGAATGCGAGCGCGCACTCACCACGCTCCGCCGCGGGAACCACACCAAGGCAATGAAGCAGTTGAAGGAGATTTGCGCCAGGGAAGAGGGCTCTCCCCACGCCGCGTTCGTCAACCGAGTCCACAGCCTAATGTGCTTCAAGACGGCCACGGTCATCACCGACCCTAGCTCGAAGCAGCGGCATTTGAGGAACGCGCTCGAGTCGGCGCGCCGCGCGGTGGAGCTCATGCCGAATTCCGTCGAGTACGCGCATTTCCGTGCCACGGTGATGTTGGAGGCCGCGAGTGAAGGGAAGGATTATGAGGAGGTGGTGCATGAGTGTGAGAGGGGGCTTGCCATTGAGAACCCTAGCGATCCTGCTAAGGAGACATTGCAGGATGAGAGCGAGCATAAAGCATTATCTCTTGAGGAACGGATTGGGCACGTGCAGAATGAGTTGAGGCAGCTTATTCAGAAGTCAAATATAGCTTCATTGTCGTCTTGGATGAAGAATTTGAGCAATGGGGAGGAGAGGTTTCGGTTGATTCCGATAAGGAGGACACCGGAGGATCCTATGGAGGTGAGGCTGGTTCAAACTAGGAGGCCTAATGAGATCAAGAAGGTGACCAAGACACCCGAGGAGAGGAGAAAGGAAATTGAAGTTCGAGTGGCTGCTGCTAGGCTGATACAGAAGAATTCAGAGTCGCCACAATTGCCGAATGAGGGAGATAGGGATGACAGGCCGTTGGATTCATCTGTAGGGTCTGGTCAGAGGATTGGCGATAGGAGGAGGCATGTAAATGCGAGGAAGAGTGGCTTTTCAGCTGAGAGGATGAAGTGGGTGCACTCGTATTGGAATTCGGTTAGTATGGATCTGAAGAAGGACTTTCTTAGGGTTAAAATTTATGATCTTAAGTCGCACTATGGGTCTTCAAAGGATACTTTGCCGAACGATATCTTGTCGGAAGCTTTGTTTTATGCTGAGGCCAATAAAACATGGAAATTCTGGCGTTGCTGCAACTGTGAAGAGAAACATTCCAACCCGGATTCTCACAGGCATCATGTTGTGCAGGAACACATGGGGAGTCTTTCACCACAAATGCAGAGACTTCTGCCCCAAAATGTTGATAGTGAATGGATTGAAATGATTCTTAATTGTTCTTGGAATCCTCTGGATGTCCTAGCTGCAGTTAGAATGCTTGATAATAAAGCAAAGTTGAAAAGTTCACCACTTCCTGAGGATTTGTACTTGGATCATCATGCTCTGGACTATAATGATTGTTTTAAAGATGCAAGCAGCTCTTACATTGAGAAGGAAAGTTCAGGGGACAGTCGTCGTAATTGTTCGGTAGAATGCAACAACCAttgtaaaattgaaaatgatgtGAGAGAAGGTGTTGAAGACCAACTATCTATGGCTAATCCCATTATTGACTGTTGGCCGGTGTCTGATGACCCTGAGCGTGCAAAACTTCTGGGGAAAATTCATGCCATTTTTGAGACTCTTATTAGGCACAAATGTCTTGCTGCTAGTCATCTTAATAAGGTCATACAGTTTACTATGGGTGAGATACAGGGTCTTGCTGCTGGTTCTCAACTTCTAAATCATGGCGTGGACCAAACACCAATGTGCATATGCTTTCTAGGAGCTACACAGCTTAAGACAATTTTCCAATTTCTGCAGGAAATATCTCATGCCTGTGGGTTGGCCAGAAATGCTGATAAAGGTGGTAGTCCCACAAATGATTTGCTCAATATCAGTCAAGGTCCCGAGATTAAAGACAAGATTGTACTTGATGGAGATGCATCATGCCTCCTACTGGATGAGTATTTACTGCAAACACAAGTCACTGCTGGTACAGTTCAGGGGGCTATCTTGGATGATGTGACCACCCCAAGCTCTCCTGATGGAATTTCATGCTATAACGATGCTTTGCTATCCTGGATATTTTCATGTTCACCTATTGGGGATCAGTTGACATCATGGCTGCGGACCAGAGAAGATAAACTAAATAAAGGAAAGGAAATTGTCCAGTTGCTTGAGAAGGAGTTTTATCATCTACAGGGCCTATGTGAGAAGAAGGGTGAGCGAATAGCTTATGAGGAAGCTCTGCAAACAGTGGAGGATCTTTGTCTTGAAGAAGGTAAGAAGAGGGAAACTGTTGGTGAATTTGTCCAGCGAAGCTATGAATCTGTCTTAAGAAAGCGAAGAGAAGAGCTCATTGAGAGTGAGAATGATATGATGTATGTCAGCAATAAGTTTGAGTTGGATGCTATATCAAATGTTTTGCAAGAAGCAGAAGCAAGAAATGTTAATCAATTCGGCTATGATGAAACTTATGCTGGTGTGACTTCTCAGTTATGTGACTTGGAATCTGgtgaagaagatgaatggagaATGAAAGATTACTTGCATCAAATGGATGGTTGTATTGAAAATGCTATTCAGAAACTGAAAGAGCATTTATCTATAGAG CTTAGCAAAATTGATGCCCGAATAATAAGAAGTGTTACAGAGATGCAGCAACTGGAATTCAAGCTTGGGCCTATTTCTGCTAATGATTATCGAGCAATATTAGTGCCTCTAGTGAAGTTGTACCTAAGG gcTCTTTTGGAAGATTTGGCTGAGAAGGATGCGAGAGAGAAGTCTGATGCTGTAAGTGAAGCACTTTTGGCTGAACTTGCTCTTGATTCCAAGAAGGCTGTTAAGGGGGGAAGTGAGAGTGCAAGACATGTcgagaaaacaaaagataagaagaagaataaagatCACAGAAAAGCAAGAGATTTTAAG GTCACAAGTGGTCATGCACACTTCTCACTAGGATCAACAACTCCTGA TTCCAATCTAGTTGCACCTGAAAGTGACTTCCCAGATAATGAGGTTGTTTCTATGAATGATGATGACTTGGAACAACTTGAAGAGGAATTTAGACGTAAGATTGAGTTAGAAGAGGAGGAGAAAAAGCTTGAAGAAACTTTGGAATTTCAACGAAGGATAGAAAATGAAGCCAAACAGAAGCAACTTGCagagcaacaaaaaaaatcatctggGTTATACTTGGAAGGAGTGGTAGACAAACTTCAAGATTCTGAAACAAAGGTGGATGCTTATCCACCAGATGCACATGAACATGTTGGAGTACCTGTGCAG GACCAACTGGTAAAGGAGAATGGATCCCAAAGTAGTCTGGATGGTGTGCTTACACCCACAGCAAATGGTTCCCTTGATAATTATTCGCATCAGTCAAATAGTAAACAAT CAAGTTTGCCTAATGGAGTTGTTCCAGAGAACGGTCTAGATCGCCGTGcaggaaaaaaacataaacgGAAAAATTCTTCCAGACAAGTTGATGGAAAGTTTGAATTTATCTCATCAGCAAAAGACAACATTGAGGATACACATACTGATTATCACCCGAGAGAGCAATTCAAATTTGATAACAATCAAGATGTTAATAATG TGTGGCAAAATAATGGATCAAAGGTGATGGGAGAGTTGCAAGTAGAAGATGCAGAGGAGGAAAGATTCCAAGCTGATCTTAAAATGGCTGTACGCCAAAGCCTgg ACACATATCAAGCTCGTGGAAATTCACATTCTGTTTCCAGTTTAAGAATGTCACAGAGAGCTTCTTCACAGGAGGATAGTGTGGATTGCCTGCCTGTGGAGGACTCAACTGATAATGTGAATGGGGCTACATTGCTTGGTACTGGACTGAAGAATGAAGTGGGtgaatataattgttttctcaATGTTATTATACAG TCATTGTGGCATTTAAGACGCTTCCGGGAGGAATTTCTTGGTAGATCAAGATCAGAGCATGATCATGTGGGTAATCCTTGCGTTGTCTGTGCATTGTATGAAATCTTTACTGCATTGGACACTGCATCAAAGGATTCAAGGAGAGAAGCAGTTGCACCTACATCCCTACGGATAGCTCTAAGCAACCTGTATCCTCACAGTAATTTCTTCCAGGAG GCTCAGATGAATGATGCTTCTGAGGTGCTGGCAGTGATATTTGACTGCCTTCATCAGTCATTTACTCGTGGTTCAAGTGTTTCTGATGCAGAATCAGCTGAAAGCAACTGCACGGGATCTTGGGATTGTGCAAATGGGAGTTGTATAGCACATTCACTTTTTGGAATGAACATTTTTGAACAAATGAACTGCTATCACTGTGGTCTTGAATCCAGACATTTGAAATATACTTCCTTCTTTCACAATATAAATGCCAGTGCCCTCCGGACAATGAAG GATATGTTTGCTGAAAGTTCCTTCGATAAGCTTTTGAATCTTGTGGAGATGAACCATCAGTTGGCTTGTGATCTAGAAGCTGGTGGCTGTGGCAAGCTCAACCACATCCATCACTTACTTTCAACTCCACCCCATGTTTTTATGACAG TCCTAGGTTGGCAAAATACATGTGAGAGTGCCAATGATATAACAGAGACTCTGGCAGCCCTGAGCACCAATATAGATATCAGTGTCCTTTATCCTGGTTTAGATCCTAAATGCATCCATAACTTGGTGTCAGTG GTTTGCTACTACGGCCAGCATTATCATTGCTTTGCTTATAGCCATAACCATGAACAGTGGATTATGTATGATGACAAGACTGTCAAG GTAATTGGTGGATGGGCGGATGTTCTTACAATGTGTGAAAGAGGGCATCTACAACCTCAGGTTCTTTTCTTTGAAGCTGTAAACTAG
- the LOC100800030 gene encoding uncharacterized protein isoform X2: protein MGHKKRNPAPRSKQSPPAAANGGSATSPDADSAFNNVSDHNPRKIELASPQSEGSDYSTVKLECERALTTLRRGNHTKAMKQLKEICAREEGSPHAAFVNRVHSLMCFKTATVITDPSSKQRHLRNALESARRAVELMPNSVEYAHFRATVMLEAASEGKDYEEVVHECERGLAIENPSDPAKETLQDESEHKALSLEERIGHVQNELRQLIQKSNIASLSSWMKNLSNGEERFRLIPIRRTPEDPMEVRLVQTRRPNEIKKVTKTPEERRKEIEVRVAAARLIQKNSESPQLPNEGDRDDRPLDSSVGSGQRIGDRRRHVNARKSGFSAERMKWVHSYWNSVSMDLKKDFLRVKIYDLKSHYGSSKDTLPNDILSEALFYAEANKTWKFWRCCNCEEKHSNPDSHRHHVVQEHMGSLSPQMQRLLPQNVDSEWIEMILNCSWNPLDVLAAVRMLDNKAKLKSSPLPEDLYLDHHALDYNDCFKDASSSYIEKESSGDSRRNCSVECNNHCKIENDVREGVEDQLSMANPIIDCWPVSDDPERAKLLGKIHAIFETLIRHKCLAASHLNKVIQFTMGEIQGLAAGSQLLNHGVDQTPMCICFLGATQLKTIFQFLQEISHACGLARNADKGGSPTNDLLNISQGPEIKDKIVLDGDASCLLLDEYLLQTQVTAGTVQGAILDDVTTPSSPDGISCYNDALLSWIFSCSPIGDQLTSWLRTREDKLNKGKEIVQLLEKEFYHLQGLCEKKGERIAYEEALQTVEDLCLEEGKKRETVGEFVQRSYESVLRKRREELIESENDMMYVSNKFELDAISNVLQEAEARNVNQFGYDETYAGVTSQLCDLESGEEDEWRMKDYLHQMDGCIENAIQKLKEHLSIELSKIDARIIRSVTEMQQLEFKLGPISANDYRAILVPLVKLYLRALLEDLAEKDAREKSDAVSEALLAELALDSKKAVKGGSESARHVEKTKDKKKNKDHRKARDFKVTSGHAHFSLGSTTPDSNLVAPESDFPDNEVVSMNDDDLEQLEEEFRRKIELEEEEKKLEETLEFQRRIENEAKQKQLAEQQKKSSGLYLEGVVDKLQDSETKVDAYPPDAHEHVGVPVQDQLVKENGSQSSLDGVLTPTANGSLDNYSHQSNSKQSSLPNGVVPENGLDRRAGKKHKRKNSSRQVDGKFEFISSAKDNIEDTHTDYHPREQFKFDNNQDVNNVWQNNGSKVMGELQVEDAEEERFQADLKMAVRQSLDTYQARGNSHSVSSLRMSQRASSQEDSVDCLPVEDSTDNVNGATLLGTGLKNEVGEYNCFLNVIIQSLWHLRRFREEFLGRSRSEHDHVGNPCVVCALYEIFTALDTASKDSRREAVAPTSLRIALSNLYPHSNFFQEAQMNDASEVLAVIFDCLHQSFTRGSSVSDAESAESNCTGSWDCANGSCIAHSLFGMNIFEQMNCYHCGLESRHLKYTSFFHNINASALRTMKDMFAESSFDKLLNLVEMNHQLACDLEAGGCGKLNHIHHLLSTPPHVFMTVLGWQNTCESANDITETLAALSTNIDISVLYPGLDPKCIHNLVSVELSDEFGFITEGTHYYINIFPVFFFFF, encoded by the exons ATGGGGCACAAAAAGCGAAACCCTGCGCCGCGCTCGAAACAATCCCCCCCGGCCGCCGCCAACGGTGGTAGTGCTACCTCGCCGGACGCCGACAGCGCGTTCAATAATGTTTCCGATCACAACCCTAGGAAGATCGAATTGGCCTCGCCCCAATCCGAGGGTTCCGATTACTCCACAGTCAAGCTCGAATGCGAGCGCGCACTCACCACGCTCCGCCGCGGGAACCACACCAAGGCAATGAAGCAGTTGAAGGAGATTTGCGCCAGGGAAGAGGGCTCTCCCCACGCCGCGTTCGTCAACCGAGTCCACAGCCTAATGTGCTTCAAGACGGCCACGGTCATCACCGACCCTAGCTCGAAGCAGCGGCATTTGAGGAACGCGCTCGAGTCGGCGCGCCGCGCGGTGGAGCTCATGCCGAATTCCGTCGAGTACGCGCATTTCCGTGCCACGGTGATGTTGGAGGCCGCGAGTGAAGGGAAGGATTATGAGGAGGTGGTGCATGAGTGTGAGAGGGGGCTTGCCATTGAGAACCCTAGCGATCCTGCTAAGGAGACATTGCAGGATGAGAGCGAGCATAAAGCATTATCTCTTGAGGAACGGATTGGGCACGTGCAGAATGAGTTGAGGCAGCTTATTCAGAAGTCAAATATAGCTTCATTGTCGTCTTGGATGAAGAATTTGAGCAATGGGGAGGAGAGGTTTCGGTTGATTCCGATAAGGAGGACACCGGAGGATCCTATGGAGGTGAGGCTGGTTCAAACTAGGAGGCCTAATGAGATCAAGAAGGTGACCAAGACACCCGAGGAGAGGAGAAAGGAAATTGAAGTTCGAGTGGCTGCTGCTAGGCTGATACAGAAGAATTCAGAGTCGCCACAATTGCCGAATGAGGGAGATAGGGATGACAGGCCGTTGGATTCATCTGTAGGGTCTGGTCAGAGGATTGGCGATAGGAGGAGGCATGTAAATGCGAGGAAGAGTGGCTTTTCAGCTGAGAGGATGAAGTGGGTGCACTCGTATTGGAATTCGGTTAGTATGGATCTGAAGAAGGACTTTCTTAGGGTTAAAATTTATGATCTTAAGTCGCACTATGGGTCTTCAAAGGATACTTTGCCGAACGATATCTTGTCGGAAGCTTTGTTTTATGCTGAGGCCAATAAAACATGGAAATTCTGGCGTTGCTGCAACTGTGAAGAGAAACATTCCAACCCGGATTCTCACAGGCATCATGTTGTGCAGGAACACATGGGGAGTCTTTCACCACAAATGCAGAGACTTCTGCCCCAAAATGTTGATAGTGAATGGATTGAAATGATTCTTAATTGTTCTTGGAATCCTCTGGATGTCCTAGCTGCAGTTAGAATGCTTGATAATAAAGCAAAGTTGAAAAGTTCACCACTTCCTGAGGATTTGTACTTGGATCATCATGCTCTGGACTATAATGATTGTTTTAAAGATGCAAGCAGCTCTTACATTGAGAAGGAAAGTTCAGGGGACAGTCGTCGTAATTGTTCGGTAGAATGCAACAACCAttgtaaaattgaaaatgatgtGAGAGAAGGTGTTGAAGACCAACTATCTATGGCTAATCCCATTATTGACTGTTGGCCGGTGTCTGATGACCCTGAGCGTGCAAAACTTCTGGGGAAAATTCATGCCATTTTTGAGACTCTTATTAGGCACAAATGTCTTGCTGCTAGTCATCTTAATAAGGTCATACAGTTTACTATGGGTGAGATACAGGGTCTTGCTGCTGGTTCTCAACTTCTAAATCATGGCGTGGACCAAACACCAATGTGCATATGCTTTCTAGGAGCTACACAGCTTAAGACAATTTTCCAATTTCTGCAGGAAATATCTCATGCCTGTGGGTTGGCCAGAAATGCTGATAAAGGTGGTAGTCCCACAAATGATTTGCTCAATATCAGTCAAGGTCCCGAGATTAAAGACAAGATTGTACTTGATGGAGATGCATCATGCCTCCTACTGGATGAGTATTTACTGCAAACACAAGTCACTGCTGGTACAGTTCAGGGGGCTATCTTGGATGATGTGACCACCCCAAGCTCTCCTGATGGAATTTCATGCTATAACGATGCTTTGCTATCCTGGATATTTTCATGTTCACCTATTGGGGATCAGTTGACATCATGGCTGCGGACCAGAGAAGATAAACTAAATAAAGGAAAGGAAATTGTCCAGTTGCTTGAGAAGGAGTTTTATCATCTACAGGGCCTATGTGAGAAGAAGGGTGAGCGAATAGCTTATGAGGAAGCTCTGCAAACAGTGGAGGATCTTTGTCTTGAAGAAGGTAAGAAGAGGGAAACTGTTGGTGAATTTGTCCAGCGAAGCTATGAATCTGTCTTAAGAAAGCGAAGAGAAGAGCTCATTGAGAGTGAGAATGATATGATGTATGTCAGCAATAAGTTTGAGTTGGATGCTATATCAAATGTTTTGCAAGAAGCAGAAGCAAGAAATGTTAATCAATTCGGCTATGATGAAACTTATGCTGGTGTGACTTCTCAGTTATGTGACTTGGAATCTGgtgaagaagatgaatggagaATGAAAGATTACTTGCATCAAATGGATGGTTGTATTGAAAATGCTATTCAGAAACTGAAAGAGCATTTATCTATAGAG CTTAGCAAAATTGATGCCCGAATAATAAGAAGTGTTACAGAGATGCAGCAACTGGAATTCAAGCTTGGGCCTATTTCTGCTAATGATTATCGAGCAATATTAGTGCCTCTAGTGAAGTTGTACCTAAGG gcTCTTTTGGAAGATTTGGCTGAGAAGGATGCGAGAGAGAAGTCTGATGCTGTAAGTGAAGCACTTTTGGCTGAACTTGCTCTTGATTCCAAGAAGGCTGTTAAGGGGGGAAGTGAGAGTGCAAGACATGTcgagaaaacaaaagataagaagaagaataaagatCACAGAAAAGCAAGAGATTTTAAG GTCACAAGTGGTCATGCACACTTCTCACTAGGATCAACAACTCCTGA TTCCAATCTAGTTGCACCTGAAAGTGACTTCCCAGATAATGAGGTTGTTTCTATGAATGATGATGACTTGGAACAACTTGAAGAGGAATTTAGACGTAAGATTGAGTTAGAAGAGGAGGAGAAAAAGCTTGAAGAAACTTTGGAATTTCAACGAAGGATAGAAAATGAAGCCAAACAGAAGCAACTTGCagagcaacaaaaaaaatcatctggGTTATACTTGGAAGGAGTGGTAGACAAACTTCAAGATTCTGAAACAAAGGTGGATGCTTATCCACCAGATGCACATGAACATGTTGGAGTACCTGTGCAG GACCAACTGGTAAAGGAGAATGGATCCCAAAGTAGTCTGGATGGTGTGCTTACACCCACAGCAAATGGTTCCCTTGATAATTATTCGCATCAGTCAAATAGTAAACAAT CAAGTTTGCCTAATGGAGTTGTTCCAGAGAACGGTCTAGATCGCCGTGcaggaaaaaaacataaacgGAAAAATTCTTCCAGACAAGTTGATGGAAAGTTTGAATTTATCTCATCAGCAAAAGACAACATTGAGGATACACATACTGATTATCACCCGAGAGAGCAATTCAAATTTGATAACAATCAAGATGTTAATAATG TGTGGCAAAATAATGGATCAAAGGTGATGGGAGAGTTGCAAGTAGAAGATGCAGAGGAGGAAAGATTCCAAGCTGATCTTAAAATGGCTGTACGCCAAAGCCTgg ACACATATCAAGCTCGTGGAAATTCACATTCTGTTTCCAGTTTAAGAATGTCACAGAGAGCTTCTTCACAGGAGGATAGTGTGGATTGCCTGCCTGTGGAGGACTCAACTGATAATGTGAATGGGGCTACATTGCTTGGTACTGGACTGAAGAATGAAGTGGGtgaatataattgttttctcaATGTTATTATACAG TCATTGTGGCATTTAAGACGCTTCCGGGAGGAATTTCTTGGTAGATCAAGATCAGAGCATGATCATGTGGGTAATCCTTGCGTTGTCTGTGCATTGTATGAAATCTTTACTGCATTGGACACTGCATCAAAGGATTCAAGGAGAGAAGCAGTTGCACCTACATCCCTACGGATAGCTCTAAGCAACCTGTATCCTCACAGTAATTTCTTCCAGGAG GCTCAGATGAATGATGCTTCTGAGGTGCTGGCAGTGATATTTGACTGCCTTCATCAGTCATTTACTCGTGGTTCAAGTGTTTCTGATGCAGAATCAGCTGAAAGCAACTGCACGGGATCTTGGGATTGTGCAAATGGGAGTTGTATAGCACATTCACTTTTTGGAATGAACATTTTTGAACAAATGAACTGCTATCACTGTGGTCTTGAATCCAGACATTTGAAATATACTTCCTTCTTTCACAATATAAATGCCAGTGCCCTCCGGACAATGAAG GATATGTTTGCTGAAAGTTCCTTCGATAAGCTTTTGAATCTTGTGGAGATGAACCATCAGTTGGCTTGTGATCTAGAAGCTGGTGGCTGTGGCAAGCTCAACCACATCCATCACTTACTTTCAACTCCACCCCATGTTTTTATGACAG TCCTAGGTTGGCAAAATACATGTGAGAGTGCCAATGATATAACAGAGACTCTGGCAGCCCTGAGCACCAATATAGATATCAGTGTCCTTTATCCTGGTTTAGATCCTAAATGCATCCATAACTTGGTGTCAGTG GAACTTAGTGATGAATTTGGCTTTATTACAGAAGGTACACACTACTATATAAACATTTTcccagtgttttttttttttttttaa